A window of the Lactobacillus amylovorus DSM 20531 genome harbors these coding sequences:
- the recQ gene encoding DNA helicase RecQ, which yields MNPEKVLKQTFGYDSFRPGQKKVIDLVLNKQNVLAVMPTGAGKSLCYQVPALMNAGVTLVISPLISLMKDQIDTLKQNGINAAALNSATPQEEINPILRQAYEGKIKLIYITPERLAIDYFRYQLNFLDIDLVAVDEAHCISQWGHDFRPAYRQLLDGINSLKSRPNILALTATATPAVQDDICEQLNIPKQNMVITSFARPNLSFKVVNSPQNTPLYIAQYIKMHPDEAGIIYTNTRKKVESLTDYLAKKGISVGAYHGGMETKERDEVQEAFQFDQVQVIVATNAFGMGIDKSNVRFVIHASSARNIESYYQEAGRAGRDGEESEAIMIYHPGDLRQYRFFIDESTADEKYRELQYQILQAITDYANTGECLQQFIVRYFGQDCEPCGKCSNCLNQDELTDITADAQKVISMVYELDGRFGKNVVAQCLVGSNNQKMKEMNASQYDHFGSLKMNQKEAISLIDYLIASRYLEIEGTKYPLVHVTNRGWDVLDGKITVKRRIAKVQKKKQIFAQDENPDLYEALRKKRMELARKQRVPAFMIFSDRSLHDMAKTKPQNEAEFLEVSGVGQAKMQKYGATMIQVIKSF from the coding sequence ATGAATCCAGAAAAAGTATTAAAACAAACTTTTGGCTATGATAGTTTTCGTCCAGGACAAAAGAAAGTCATTGATTTAGTTTTAAATAAACAGAATGTACTGGCGGTAATGCCGACTGGTGCAGGGAAGTCGCTGTGTTATCAAGTTCCAGCCTTGATGAATGCTGGCGTCACCTTGGTTATTTCACCTTTAATTTCATTAATGAAGGATCAGATTGATACCTTAAAGCAAAACGGAATTAATGCGGCTGCTTTAAACTCTGCGACGCCGCAAGAAGAAATAAATCCGATTTTGCGTCAGGCCTATGAGGGCAAGATCAAATTGATCTATATTACGCCAGAACGTCTAGCAATCGACTATTTTAGATATCAACTTAATTTCTTAGATATCGATTTAGTTGCAGTTGATGAAGCACACTGTATTTCTCAGTGGGGGCATGATTTTAGACCGGCTTACCGACAGCTGCTTGATGGAATAAATTCTTTGAAGAGCAGACCAAATATTTTGGCCTTAACTGCAACTGCCACGCCAGCGGTTCAAGATGATATTTGTGAGCAGTTGAATATTCCTAAGCAAAATATGGTTATCACTTCATTTGCCCGTCCAAATTTGAGCTTTAAGGTGGTTAATTCACCGCAAAACACGCCACTTTATATTGCACAGTACATCAAAATGCATCCCGATGAAGCAGGGATCATCTACACCAATACGCGTAAGAAAGTAGAGAGCCTAACTGATTATTTAGCTAAAAAAGGTATCTCAGTTGGAGCCTATCATGGCGGGATGGAGACTAAAGAAAGAGACGAAGTACAAGAAGCGTTTCAATTTGATCAAGTTCAGGTAATTGTTGCCACTAATGCCTTCGGAATGGGAATCGATAAAAGCAATGTCCGCTTTGTCATTCATGCCTCAAGTGCTCGTAATATTGAAAGCTACTATCAAGAAGCAGGACGTGCTGGTCGAGATGGCGAAGAAAGTGAAGCAATTATGATCTACCATCCGGGAGATTTGCGCCAGTATCGCTTCTTTATCGATGAATCAACGGCTGATGAAAAATACCGCGAATTGCAGTATCAAATATTGCAAGCAATCACCGATTATGCCAATACGGGTGAGTGTTTGCAGCAGTTTATTGTGCGCTATTTCGGGCAAGACTGTGAACCTTGCGGCAAGTGCTCTAATTGTTTAAACCAAGATGAATTAACTGATATTACGGCCGATGCGCAAAAAGTGATTTCGATGGTTTACGAACTTGATGGTCGTTTTGGTAAAAACGTTGTAGCGCAGTGTCTAGTTGGTTCAAATAATCAAAAAATGAAAGAGATGAATGCTTCACAGTATGATCATTTTGGTAGCTTAAAAATGAATCAAAAAGAGGCAATCAGCTTAATTGACTATCTAATTGCGTCTAGATATTTAGAAATTGAAGGCACGAAATATCCGTTAGTTCATGTGACTAATCGTGGTTGGGATGTGCTTGATGGCAAAATAACAGTAAAAAGACGAATTGCCAAGGTCCAAAAGAAAAAGCAAATTTTTGCTCAGGATGAAAATCCAGATTTATATGAAGCATTACGAAAGAAGAGAATGGAATTAGCCAGAAAGCAAAGAGTACCTGCATTTATGATCTTTTCTGATCGCAGCCTGCATGATATGGCTAAGACCAAACCACAAAATGAAGCAGAGTTCTTAGAAGTCAGTGGGGTAGGTCAAGCCAAAATGCAAAAGTATGGCGCAACCATGATTCAGGTAATTAAGAGCTTTTAG
- a CDS encoding flavodoxin family protein — protein MAKKTLILYYSWSGNTKEMAEKISGEIAGNDIEEVTVADGTFDSDMYKTNDIALDQIQGKEEFPEAQVKDIDFNKYDLILVGSPVWSGYPATPIKSLLENMRNYKGEVASFFTSAGTNHKAYASHFKEWANGLNVIGVARDDSEVSDWVK, from the coding sequence ATGGCTAAAAAAACTTTAATTTTGTATTACTCATGGTCAGGCAATACCAAGGAAATGGCTGAGAAGATTAGTGGTGAAATTGCCGGTAATGACATTGAAGAAGTAACTGTAGCTGATGGTACCTTCGATTCAGATATGTATAAGACTAATGACATTGCATTAGATCAAATCCAAGGAAAAGAAGAATTTCCTGAAGCACAAGTTAAAGATATCGACTTTAATAAATATGATTTGATTTTAGTAGGTAGTCCAGTTTGGTCAGGTTATCCTGCAACCCCAATCAAATCACTTCTTGAAAATATGAGAAACTACAAAGGCGAAGTTGCTTCATTCTTTACTTCTGCAGGAACCAACCATAAGGCTTACGCAAGTCACTTTAAAGAATGGGCTAACGGCTTAAATGTTATTGGCGTTGCTCGTGACGATAGTGAAGTTAGCGACTGGGTAAAATAG
- the mmuM gene encoding homocysteine S-methyltransferase: MDLIKQISSMGLVLDGAMSTALEKQGIDTNTDLWTAVALDKDLDKVYKVHMNYFQVGAQMTITDTYQANVQAFEKHGYSEDKAKEMIADAVKIAKKARDDFEKKTGIHNYVAASVGSYGAYLAEGNEFRGDYDLTKKQYLDFHLPRLQVLLQNKPDCLAIETQPKLDEVVVLLDWLKENAPEMPVYVSFTLHDTTKISDGTPLKKVMEKINEYDQVFAVGANCFKPFLATTAIDKMREFTKKNIIVYPNLGGVYNEFERNWIPFNAKFDFGKLSKEWYEHGVCIIGGCCSTGVKEISQIAAFYKILNNQKSKQKLDLKPNSNLMKSTRSKV, from the coding sequence ATGGATTTGATTAAACAAATTTCTAGTATGGGTCTTGTTTTGGATGGTGCGATGTCAACAGCACTTGAGAAACAAGGAATTGATACAAATACAGATTTATGGACAGCTGTAGCTTTAGACAAAGACCTAGATAAAGTTTATAAAGTTCATATGAACTACTTCCAAGTCGGTGCTCAAATGACAATTACTGATACATACCAAGCAAATGTGCAAGCTTTTGAAAAGCACGGTTATTCTGAAGACAAGGCTAAAGAAATGATTGCTGATGCGGTAAAAATAGCGAAAAAGGCGAGAGATGATTTTGAAAAGAAGACAGGTATCCATAACTATGTAGCCGCTTCTGTGGGTTCATATGGCGCTTATTTAGCCGAAGGCAACGAATTTCGTGGCGATTATGATCTAACTAAAAAACAATACTTGGATTTTCATTTGCCACGCTTGCAAGTATTGCTTCAAAATAAGCCAGATTGTTTAGCTATTGAAACGCAACCTAAGCTTGATGAGGTAGTTGTCCTTTTAGACTGGTTAAAAGAAAACGCACCTGAAATGCCAGTGTATGTGAGTTTTACTTTGCATGATACAACAAAGATTAGTGATGGCACTCCTTTGAAAAAGGTGATGGAAAAAATAAATGAGTATGATCAAGTCTTCGCGGTTGGTGCCAATTGCTTTAAGCCATTTTTAGCCACTACCGCAATCGATAAGATGCGCGAATTTACCAAGAAAAACATTATCGTTTACCCTAACTTGGGTGGCGTATATAACGAATTCGAGAGAAATTGGATTCCGTTTAATGCTAAGTTTGATTTTGGTAAATTAAGCAAGGAATGGTATGAGCACGGTGTTTGCATTATTGGGGGATGCTGCTCAACTGGAGTTAAAGAAATTAGTCAAATCGCCGCCTTTTATAAAATTTTGAATAATCAGAAGAGCAAGCAAAAATTAGATCTTAAACCCAATAGTAATTTAATGAAGTCAACTAGATCAAAAGTGTAA
- a CDS encoding phosphatase PAP2 family protein — protein sequence MRKKNITAICVGLPIFLILAISIMMHASWINEFDNFFEQLVHTIPGLKGLMLKITFLADTKVDLVWMLLIAIILWIVKQRPLSLSIVVSLITADAFGWIVKHIVQRARPAAHLAVDDGFSFPSGHTLGMSIIVFWLMLILIPALVKNRTTRVWLDVLLVVWLVLVMISRVYLYAHFPSDVCGSVALGAMWIGIVDAIWDKVTPRTAKNDF from the coding sequence ATGCGAAAGAAAAATATCACAGCTATTTGTGTTGGTTTGCCAATCTTCTTAATTTTGGCGATTTCAATCATGATGCATGCGAGCTGGATCAATGAATTCGACAACTTCTTTGAACAACTTGTGCATACAATCCCTGGCTTAAAGGGCCTGATGCTCAAGATTACGTTCTTGGCCGATACCAAGGTTGATCTGGTTTGGATGCTACTTATTGCAATTATTCTATGGATTGTAAAGCAGCGTCCCCTCTCGCTCAGCATTGTCGTTTCATTAATTACTGCTGATGCGTTTGGTTGGATCGTTAAACACATTGTCCAACGTGCCCGTCCAGCTGCTCACCTGGCAGTAGATGACGGTTTCAGTTTTCCAAGTGGCCACACATTGGGCATGTCAATCATCGTCTTTTGGTTAATGCTCATTTTAATTCCAGCATTAGTCAAAAACAGAACTACTAGAGTTTGGTTAGACGTACTTTTGGTCGTCTGGCTTGTTCTAGTAATGATCTCAAGAGTTTACTTGTATGCTCACTTTCCATCAGATGTCTGTGGTTCAGTTGCACTTGGTGCAATGTGGATTGGCATTGTCGATGCAATTTGGGACAAGGTAACTCCGAGAACAGCAAAAAATGATTTCTAG
- a CDS encoding serine hydrolase domain-containing protein: MKTAISLTAVSALPIASIATAKTANAADDQTEMRSFVRKTIANDYARGTTVVVKNGQPQQISYGYGYYGKRLGAGNSKVVYPVCSLQKVITAAIITQLIYAGKFTQDTKISNWYPNLKGASNITVGNLMTHTSGLKATDTEVNRGRIYSENDAINWVVNKLNSTTQNQPGKFSYNNTNYILLAGIIRQVTGKSYKQNVQERVINPLGLKRTYFLEDIPSGMTDGISYTWNYKNYQWAQYVKKQQASQLVGAGNLFSTPMDYYKIQVGLTNGKILDQAEFNYMTNLDTKPSNGYSGGMYVKGNLKSAYGNLYNTHFGNWVQLTKDNQNGLIMFLNQTQNDETRNKKIGYQILNHIQPNTFSSN, encoded by the coding sequence ATCAAAACGGCCATTTCGCTTACTGCTGTTTCTGCATTGCCAATTGCTTCAATTGCAACAGCAAAGACTGCAAATGCGGCAGATGATCAAACTGAAATGCGCAGTTTTGTAAGAAAAACAATTGCAAACGACTATGCAAGAGGAACTACTGTTGTTGTTAAAAATGGTCAACCACAACAAATTAGTTACGGCTATGGCTATTATGGTAAGCGTCTTGGCGCAGGCAACAGCAAGGTGGTTTATCCAGTTTGTTCATTGCAAAAAGTAATTACTGCGGCAATTATTACGCAATTGATTTATGCAGGAAAGTTTACGCAAGATACTAAGATTTCCAATTGGTATCCTAACTTGAAGGGTGCATCAAATATCACTGTAGGTAACTTGATGACTCATACTTCAGGTCTTAAGGCAACAGATACTGAAGTTAACCGTGGTCGCATTTATTCAGAAAATGATGCGATCAACTGGGTGGTTAACAAGTTGAACTCAACTACCCAAAACCAACCGGGCAAGTTTTCTTACAACAACACTAACTACATCTTGCTTGCAGGTATTATTCGCCAAGTAACCGGTAAGTCTTACAAGCAAAATGTCCAAGAACGTGTGATTAATCCATTAGGCTTGAAGAGAACCTACTTCCTTGAAGACATTCCTTCAGGCATGACCGATGGGATTTCATATACTTGGAACTACAAGAACTATCAATGGGCTCAATACGTTAAAAAGCAACAAGCTTCACAACTTGTAGGTGCTGGTAACTTGTTCTCAACCCCAATGGATTACTACAAAATCCAAGTTGGTTTGACCAATGGCAAGATTTTGGACCAAGCTGAATTCAATTATATGACTAACCTTGATACTAAACCTTCAAACGGTTATTCAGGTGGGATGTACGTTAAGGGCAACCTTAAGTCCGCTTATGGTAACTTGTACAATACTCACTTTGGTAACTGGGTACAATTGACCAAGGATAATCAAAATGGTTTAATCATGTTCTTGAATCAAACTCAAAACGATGAAACTAGAAACAAGAAAATTGGTTACCAAATTTTGAACCACATTCAACCTAATACTTTTAGTTCAAATTAG
- a CDS encoding PfkB family carbohydrate kinase produces MINGGVLISQDLSCAGQVSSSVALPILGACGTRPILLPTAILSTHTGFQGNTYLDLSSEMTKIVTHWQKINLNFDALYLGYLGQNALDFWLDKIEQIKRTDQVVLIDPAMADHGKMYRGLDEEYVKKMRQLIPKATILTLNMTEAAFLLGKDLTKVSLEKAQEFAKELAKKFSIPNVVITGISITKEKIGEVGVTDGKNWSLIQEKLSGSFFGTGDMFASAFLAAVLHGNNLEKSCSIAADFIRISIMNTKQNPLFGPNYAAGLPWLLDEIEK; encoded by the coding sequence ATGATTAATGGAGGAGTTTTAATCAGTCAGGACCTGTCGTGTGCAGGGCAAGTGTCATCTTCGGTAGCTCTGCCTATTCTTGGTGCATGTGGCACAAGGCCAATTCTTCTGCCTACGGCCATTTTGTCTACGCATACCGGTTTTCAAGGCAATACTTATCTAGATTTAAGTAGTGAAATGACTAAAATAGTTACTCATTGGCAAAAAATTAATTTGAACTTTGATGCTTTATATTTAGGCTACTTAGGTCAAAATGCGTTAGATTTTTGGCTTGATAAGATCGAACAAATAAAACGTACCGATCAGGTAGTTTTAATTGATCCTGCGATGGCCGATCATGGCAAGATGTACCGCGGCTTGGACGAGGAATATGTCAAAAAGATGCGCCAGCTGATCCCCAAAGCGACGATTTTAACGCTGAATATGACTGAAGCAGCATTTTTATTAGGCAAAGATTTAACAAAAGTATCATTAGAAAAAGCACAGGAATTTGCCAAAGAATTAGCTAAAAAGTTTTCTATTCCCAATGTGGTAATTACGGGAATTTCTATCACTAAGGAGAAAATCGGTGAAGTTGGTGTAACAGATGGTAAAAACTGGTCATTAATTCAAGAAAAATTGTCTGGCAGCTTCTTTGGCACCGGCGACATGTTTGCTAGTGCATTTTTAGCAGCAGTTTTACATGGCAACAACTTAGAAAAAAGCTGTTCAATTGCGGCCGATTTTATTAGAATATCAATTATGAATACGAAACAAAATCCGCTGTTTGGGCCTAACTATGCGGCAGGCTTGCCATGGTTATTGGATGAAATAGAAAAGTAG
- a CDS encoding ECF transporter S component, with protein MRKDINSLQSLIFTGLFAAIIYIGIWVLRIPVPAMVGRPFIHFGNTLTAVAILYLGYRNGMIAGIIGLGGFDLLNGYAATSWLTMLEVVVVATVLTAVYRGMNYRDSKKNIIILGIIAGVTKIFTTYCVSIVEALMVGTSLQVAYIGAFVSLPATVINSISTAICTPILYFALKDAVKAIMKKAN; from the coding sequence ATGAGAAAAGATATTAATTCGTTACAATCTTTAATTTTTACTGGTTTATTTGCGGCAATTATTTATATCGGGATCTGGGTACTGCGTATTCCCGTACCAGCAATGGTAGGTCGCCCGTTTATTCACTTCGGTAATACTTTAACTGCTGTAGCGATCCTTTATTTAGGCTATCGCAACGGTATGATTGCCGGGATTATCGGGTTAGGTGGCTTTGATCTACTTAACGGTTATGCGGCAACTTCATGGTTGACGATGCTGGAAGTCGTAGTTGTAGCAACGGTTTTAACCGCTGTTTATCGCGGGATGAACTATCGCGACTCCAAGAAGAACATCATTATTTTAGGTATCATTGCTGGGGTGACGAAAATTTTTACTACTTATTGTGTTTCAATTGTCGAAGCACTGATGGTGGGAACTAGTTTACAAGTTGCTTATATTGGAGCTTTTGTCAGTCTGCCAGCAACCGTCATCAATTCAATTTCCACCGCAATCTGTACGCCAATTTTGTACTTTGCTCTAAAAGATGCGGTGAAGGCAATTATGAAAAAGGCCAATTAA
- a CDS encoding L,D-transpeptidase family protein, with translation MNEDLRKRNKRNNLIILVVGIVIIIGIIAGFSIHNHRVATQTAAEKFARTHFNPNVKIDGVKVGKLTVKKATDKVNKNAKNVVTLKDNKLVYSYSTTSQTIDEQETSELFKKQQTKTPSDKSYSYTTKDLATAKNKLNSLKKATINYKINGKSYKLKASELLNDVSYQNGKYQFGNTIKLTDKLNQIDKEVSTLHKSYKFTVPTGNKVKGKTITVKNKTWGWGVYVQKTRRLLLDAFAQGKTTFDGADAIYGLGYSTYAHGYGRSNHEIGNTYAVVSLKRQEVWLVRNGKLKVHLRDVVTGTMEGSKGDQTPRGVWYIHYKQRNATLRGSNDDGSSYASPVSYWMPFTLSGCGFHDASWRTDWSKTAYLKGGSHGCVNVKPSEIRSVWNNISKNEPVIIYE, from the coding sequence ATGAACGAAGATCTGAGGAAAAGAAATAAACGAAATAATCTGATCATCTTAGTGGTCGGAATTGTCATTATCATCGGTATCATTGCCGGTTTTAGCATCCATAATCACCGTGTTGCTACACAAACTGCAGCTGAAAAGTTTGCACGAACTCACTTTAATCCTAATGTAAAAATCGATGGGGTTAAGGTAGGCAAGCTAACTGTCAAGAAGGCTACAGATAAGGTTAATAAGAATGCCAAGAATGTAGTTACATTGAAAGACAACAAGTTGGTGTACAGCTACAGCACTACTAGTCAAACAATTGATGAGCAAGAAACTAGTGAGCTATTTAAAAAGCAACAAACTAAGACACCATCAGACAAGAGCTACAGTTACACCACTAAGGATTTAGCTACTGCCAAGAATAAGTTGAATAGTCTTAAAAAGGCAACTATTAACTATAAGATTAATGGTAAAAGCTACAAGTTAAAGGCTAGCGAACTCTTAAATGATGTTTCTTACCAAAATGGCAAATACCAATTTGGCAACACAATTAAGTTGACTGACAAGTTGAACCAAATTGATAAAGAAGTTTCTACTTTGCATAAGAGCTACAAGTTTACTGTTCCAACTGGCAATAAAGTAAAGGGTAAGACCATTACTGTTAAGAACAAGACTTGGGGTTGGGGCGTATACGTACAAAAGACCCGTCGTCTCTTGCTTGATGCCTTTGCACAAGGTAAGACTACTTTTGATGGTGCGGATGCCATTTATGGTTTAGGTTACAGTACTTATGCTCACGGCTACGGCAGATCAAATCATGAAATCGGCAATACTTACGCCGTTGTTTCTTTGAAGAGGCAAGAAGTATGGCTTGTAAGAAACGGCAAGCTTAAAGTTCACTTAAGAGATGTCGTTACTGGTACTATGGAAGGTAGCAAGGGCGATCAAACTCCTCGTGGCGTTTGGTACATCCACTACAAACAAAGAAATGCCACTCTCCGTGGTAGTAACGATGATGGTTCAAGTTATGCTTCACCAGTTAGTTACTGGATGCCATTTACTTTGAGTGGTTGTGGCTTCCACGACGCAAGTTGGAGAACTGACTGGAGCAAGACAGCCTACTTAAAGGGTGGTTCACACGGCTGTGTCAACGTTAAGCCAAGTGAAATTAGAAGCGTTTGGAACAACATTTCTAAGAACGAACCTGTAATTATTTACGAATAA
- the tnpB gene encoding IS66 family insertion sequence element accessory protein TnpB (TnpB, as the term is used for proteins encoded by IS66 family insertion elements, is considered an accessory protein, since TnpC, encoded by a neighboring gene, is a DDE family transposase.), with product MIKLSDLGQVYIVCGKTDMRRGIDTLASMVKDKFNLDPFSGQVFLFCGGSQDIFKALYWDGQGYWLLYKRFENGKMNWPKNQDEVRELSPEQVDWLMKGFSIEPKISEATARNFY from the coding sequence ATGATCAAATTATCAGATTTAGGTCAGGTTTACATTGTTTGCGGTAAGACTGACATGAGACGCGGGATCGATACTTTAGCTAGTATGGTAAAAGACAAGTTCAATCTTGATCCTTTTTCTGGTCAGGTATTCTTATTTTGTGGCGGTAGCCAAGATATATTCAAAGCTTTGTATTGGGACGGTCAAGGATACTGGTTACTCTATAAAAGATTCGAGAACGGTAAGATGAATTGGCCCAAAAACCAGGATGAAGTTAGAGAACTTAGCCCCGAGCAAGTTGACTGGTTAATGAAGGGCTTCTCAATTGAACCGAAAATTAGTGAAGCAACTGCACGTAATTTCTATTGA
- a CDS encoding transposase yields the protein MSETTLEKIIQEQATTIRNLTEEISLLREQVAYLTQKRYGKSSEQTAMSGQTSLFEEENTDEDGDLPRRRIPRRHYYL from the coding sequence ATGTCAGAAACAACATTAGAAAAGATCATCCAAGAACAAGCTACAACTATTCGTAACTTAACCGAAGAAATCTCCCTCCTCAGAGAACAAGTAGCGTACTTAACGCAAAAGAGATACGGCAAGTCATCTGAACAAACGGCTATGTCCGGTCAGACAAGTCTGTTTGAAGAAGAAAATACTGATGAAGACGGAGATCTTCCCAGGAGAAGAATCCCCAGAAGACATTATTACCTATAA
- a CDS encoding IS66-like element short variant transposase — translation MKTEIFPGEESPEDIITYKRRKHKAKRQDVLAVFPSEEVHHELSEKEQYCSDCHEKLKEIGSWPARKELVFIPAQLKRLDHIQHAYKCEHCSLNSETDKIIKAPVPKAALAHSYGSSSIIAHTIYQKYELKVPAYRQENDWQKLGLPIHRQDLINWHMKVTDYYFKPVYSLLKEILLTQAVLHADETSYRVLESDTQKTYYWTFLSGKQEKKPITFYHHDPHRSSQVATDFLGNYSGYLHCDMWQAYKQLPEATLVGCWAHVRRKFKEAVPPTTKGKSLSKQGVHYCNQMFTLEKSWENLSNEERHQKRQEKLKPLFDEFFKWCRTNQPLVLPGSKLGRAIAYALNHEDTFKNVLLDGKLVLSNNLAEQAIKTLVIGRKNWLFSQSFEGAQSSAIILSLIETAKRNNLDPEKYIEYLLDKLPNEENLTDQEHLSAYLPWTKEVQEKCKTRIEQRKAA, via the coding sequence ATGAAGACGGAGATCTTCCCAGGAGAAGAATCCCCAGAAGACATTATTACCTATAAGCGCCGCAAGCATAAGGCCAAAAGACAAGATGTTCTGGCAGTTTTCCCGTCTGAAGAAGTTCATCATGAGTTATCAGAGAAAGAGCAATATTGTTCAGATTGTCATGAAAAGCTCAAAGAGATCGGTTCATGGCCTGCGCGTAAGGAACTAGTCTTTATTCCAGCTCAACTTAAGAGATTAGATCACATCCAGCATGCTTATAAGTGTGAACATTGCAGTTTAAATAGTGAAACAGATAAGATCATTAAAGCTCCTGTTCCTAAGGCAGCGCTAGCACATAGTTACGGCTCTTCGTCAATTATTGCTCATACAATTTATCAAAAATATGAGTTGAAGGTGCCGGCTTACAGACAAGAAAACGATTGGCAAAAGCTAGGACTTCCTATCCATCGCCAAGACTTGATTAACTGGCATATGAAGGTCACAGACTATTACTTCAAGCCTGTTTACAGTCTACTTAAAGAAATATTGTTAACTCAAGCGGTCCTTCACGCCGATGAAACGAGTTACCGCGTCCTTGAGAGCGATACTCAGAAGACTTACTACTGGACTTTTTTATCAGGTAAACAAGAGAAGAAACCAATAACTTTTTATCATCATGATCCTCATCGTAGCAGCCAAGTTGCGACTGACTTCCTAGGCAATTATTCAGGATATTTGCACTGCGATATGTGGCAAGCCTACAAACAATTACCTGAAGCAACACTAGTGGGTTGTTGGGCTCATGTTAGAAGAAAGTTCAAAGAAGCAGTGCCACCCACTACTAAAGGAAAATCCTTATCAAAGCAAGGCGTTCACTACTGCAATCAGATGTTTACTCTAGAGAAATCTTGGGAAAACCTTTCTAATGAAGAACGCCATCAAAAACGCCAAGAGAAACTAAAGCCACTATTTGATGAATTCTTTAAATGGTGTAGAACAAATCAGCCTTTGGTTTTACCAGGATCCAAACTTGGAAGAGCCATTGCTTACGCACTTAATCATGAAGATACTTTCAAGAATGTTTTACTTGATGGTAAATTAGTTTTATCCAACAATCTCGCAGAACAAGCAATCAAGACTTTGGTAATTGGCCGAAAGAATTGGTTATTTTCGCAAAGTTTCGAAGGTGCACAATCTTCTGCGATTATTTTGAGTTTGATTGAAACAGCCAAGAGAAACAATCTAGATCCAGAGAAATACATTGAGTATCTGCTGGATAAATTACCAAATGAAGAGAATCTGACAGACCAAGAGCATCTGTCGGCTTATTTGCCATGGACAAAAGAAGTTCAGGAAAAATGTAAAACACGAATAGAACAAAGAAAGGCAGCTTAG